A window from Candidatus Poribacteria bacterium encodes these proteins:
- a CDS encoding sugar phosphate isomerase/epimerase, producing MFKNLSTGAIGIQANMTEGLALAKNSGFEGLDLNIDEASQLAQEHSVQHVKDLWSEAGIAMGGWGFGVNWRGPDADYYAGLAQLPERAALAAELGCYRSTTVVGPASNDMTFQENWDFSVKRLRPIAEILKDHGHSVGLEFIGPATSRQGSKYLFAYSMDAMLGLAAAVGTGNVGLLFDTWHWYTCRSAMDDVRKLSVSDVVYVHINDAPAGIDPYDQIDNIRCLPAETGVIPLTELMQILMDIGYEGPVTPEPFSQKVNGMEPAAAAKATAESLDQVWENAGL from the coding sequence ATGTTCAAGAATCTGAGTACCGGTGCAATCGGCATCCAGGCAAACATGACAGAAGGCTTAGCATTAGCAAAAAATTCTGGTTTTGAAGGTCTCGACCTGAACATTGATGAAGCCAGTCAACTCGCCCAAGAACACTCCGTCCAACACGTCAAAGACCTCTGGTCGGAGGCAGGTATCGCTATGGGCGGATGGGGGTTCGGTGTAAATTGGCGGGGTCCTGATGCGGATTACTATGCGGGTTTAGCCCAGCTGCCCGAACGCGCAGCACTCGCTGCAGAGTTGGGTTGCTATCGGTCGACCACCGTTGTGGGACCTGCCTCTAACGATATGACGTTTCAGGAGAATTGGGATTTTTCTGTCAAACGACTCCGCCCTATCGCTGAGATTCTGAAAGACCACGGACATTCAGTCGGACTTGAGTTCATTGGACCGGCAACGAGCCGCCAAGGATCCAAATATCTCTTCGCCTATTCGATGGATGCGATGTTAGGACTTGCTGCCGCTGTCGGCACAGGGAACGTTGGACTGTTGTTCGATACATGGCACTGGTATACGTGTCGTTCCGCCATGGACGATGTTCGCAAACTCTCTGTATCGGATGTCGTTTACGTCCATATCAACGACGCCCCTGCTGGCATTGATCCGTATGATCAGATCGACAATATCAGGTGTCTTCCTGCTGAAACTGGGGTCATCCCGCTTACCGAACTGATGCAAATCCTAATGGACATCGGTTATGAAGGCCCTGTGACACCCGAACCGTTTAGTCAGAAGGTGAACGGCATGGAACCCGCAGCTGCGGCGAAAGCGACTGCGGAATCGCTGGATCAGGTGTGGGAAAACGCGGGGCTATAA